In Scatophagus argus isolate fScaArg1 chromosome 3, fScaArg1.pri, whole genome shotgun sequence, one genomic interval encodes:
- the ruvbl1 gene encoding ruvB-like 1, with translation MKIEEVKSTTKTQRIASHSHVKGLGLDEAGNAKQSACGLVGQEAAREACGIIVELIRSKKMAGRAVLLAGPPGTGKTALALAVAQELGNKVPFCPMVGSEVYSSEIKKTEVLMENFRRAIGLRIKETKEVYEGEVTELTPCETENPMGGYGKTISHVIIGLKTGKGTKQLKLDPSIYESLQKERVEVGDVIYIEANSGAVKRQGRCDTFATEFDLEAEEYVPLPKGDVHKKKEIVQDVTLHDLDVSNARPQGGQDILSMMGQLMKPKKTEITDKLRAEINKVVNRYIDQGVAELVPGVLFVDEVHMLDIECFTYLHRALESSIAPIVVFASNRGNCLIRGTEDISSPHGIPLDLLDRVMIIRTMLYTPQEMKQIIKIRAQTEGINISEEALTHLAEIGTKTTLRYAVQLLTPASLLGRVQGKETVEREQVEEINELFYDAKSSAKILQDQHHKFMK, from the exons ATGAAGATCGAGGAGGTAAAAAGCACCACGAAAACTCAGCGGATTGCCTCTCACAGTCATGTCAAAGGACTCGGGCTTGACGAGGCCGGCAATGCTAAACAGTCAGCATGTGGTCTAGTGGGCCAGGAGGCTGCGAGAGAG GCTTGTGGTATCATTGTAGAGCTGATCCGTTCAAAGAAGATGGCAGGAAGAGCAGTGTTACTGGCAGGGCCGCCTGGTACAGGAAAG ACTGCCCTTGCATTGGCTGTAGCTCAAGAGTTGGGAAACAAGGTGCCCTTCTGCCCCATGGTTGGCAGTGAGGTCTACTCCtctgagataaaaaaaacagaagttctGATGGAGAATTTCAGAAGGGCCATTG GATTGCGTATCAAAGAAACAAAGGAGGTGTATGAAGGGGAGGTGACTGAGCTGACCCCCTGTGAGACCGAGAATCCCATGGGCGGCTATGGAAAAACCATTAGCCACGTCATCATCGGTCTGAAGACGGGCAAAGGCACAAAACAGCTCAAG CTGGACCCCAGTATTTATGAGAGTCTTCAGAAAGAGCGCGTGGAGGTGGGGGATGTCATCTACATTGAAGCCAACAGTGGAGCTGTCAAG AGACAAGGTCGCTGTGACACTTTTGCTACAGAGTTTGACCTGGAGGCAGAGGAGTATGTGCCGTTGCCCAAAGGTGATGTCCACAAAAAGAAGGAGATAGTCCAAGATGTCACACTGCATGATCTGGATGTTTCAAATGCCAGACCCCAG GGAGGCCAGGACATTCTCTCAATGATGGGACAACTGATGAAGcccaaaaagacagaaatcacaG ATAAGCTGCGTGCTGAGATCAACAAGGTGGTGAACCGCTATATTGACCAAGGCGTAGCTGAGCTCGTACCTggtgtgctgtttgtggacgAAGTGCACATGCTGGATATCGAATGCTTCACATACCTCCATCGAGCGCTCGAGAGCTCCATCGCCCCTATCGTCGTGTTCGCTTCCAACAGGGGAAACTGTTTAATCAG GGGGACAGAAGACATCAGCTCACCACACGGGATCCCTCTGGACTTGCTGGACAGAGTCATGATAATCCGCACCATGTTGTACACACCACAGGAGATGAAGCAG ATCATCAAGATCCGTGCTCAGACCGAGGGGATTAATATCAGCGAGGAGGCTCTTACACACCTGGCAGAGATCGGCACCAAGACCACCCTCAG gtatgctgtgcagctgctgaCGCCAGCCAGTCTGCTGGGACGCGTGCAGGGAAAAGAGACTGTGGAGAGGGAGCAGGTCGAGGAAATCAACGAGCTGTTCTACGACGCCAAGTCATCTGCCAAAATCCTACAAGATCAGCATCACAAGTTTATGAAGTAA
- the rft1 gene encoding protein RFT1 homolog, translating to MSSQDVLRNASTLASYNVLLQVMFRVLTFLLNAFTLRFVSKELIGVVNVRLTLLYSTLVFLSREAFRRACLSGVSGTNHSWRQVINLLWLTLPLGVLWAALLVSVWLWLLKVPDPQSVPYYGPAVMLFALSGVQELLAEPLWVLAQAHMFVQLKVVAESLAMIAKCSITVVLVVFTREWGLYIFSAAHLVYTGFLVLCYAVYFVRFLGSKEAAKKSFPLHRVGDLLPCRADGEPLIDWTLARLTWSFFKQSFLKQILTEGERYVMTFLNVLSFGDQGVYDIVNNLGSMVARFIFLPIEESFYIFFAKVLERGRDVTSQKQEEVSIAAEVLECLLKLVLVIGLIITVFGYGYSHLALDIYGGSLLSSGAGPTLLRCYSCYVLLLAINGVTECFVFAAMSQQEVDKYNFVMLALSVSFLFLSYVLTWWAGAVGFILANCLNMGLRILHSLLYIHHYFQSSQWKPLRGLLPSPHLLLALGVSAVVTSLSEGLLCCDRGWMLRLLHIGVGAACLLGVFAAVLVSETRLIQFVRTQLLPRYTKKRT from the exons ATGAGCTCTCAGGATGTATTGAGGAATGCGTCCACTTTAGCATCGTATAATGTGTTGCTACAG GTGATGTTCCGTGTCCTCACCTTCTTGCTGAATGCTTTCACACTTCGGTTCGTGTCCAAAGAGCTGATTGGGGTGGTCAATGTCAG GCTTACGCTACTGTACTCCACATTAGTATTTTTATCCAGAGAAGCTTTCAGGAGAGCCTGTCTGAGCGGGGTATCTGGGACAAACCACAGCTGGAGACAAGTTATCAACCTGCTGTGGCTGAC GTTGCCTCTGGGTGTGCTATGGGCAGCCCTGCTGGTCTCTGTTTGGCTGTGGCTCTTGAAGGTCCCAGACCCCCAGTCTGTCCCTTACTATGGTCCTGCTGTGATGCTGTTCGCCTTGTCAGGAGTGCAGGAGCTCCTGGCTGAGCCCCTCTGGGTCCTGGCTCAGGCTCACATGTTTGTCCAACTGAAGGTGGTTGCTGAGAGCTTAGCAATGATCGCCAAGTGCAGCATAActgtggtgctggtggtgtttACCCGTGAATGGGGCCTTTacatcttctctgctgctcaT TTGGTGTACACAGGATTCCTGGTGCTGTGCTATGCTGTCTACTTTGTTCGTTTCTTGGGCTCTAAAGAGGCAGCCAAGAAGAGTTTTCCTCTGCACCGTGTTGGAGATCTTCTGCCCTGTAGAGCTGATGGAGAG CCTCTGATTGATTGGACTCTGGCCCGGCTCACATGGAGCTTCTTCAAGCAGTCCTTTTTGAAGCAGATCCTCACAGAGGGGGAGCGTTACGTCATGACCTTCTTGAACGTCCTCAGCTTTGGAGACCAGGGAGTTTATGATATTGTCAATAATCTGGGCTCCATGGTGGCCCGCTTCATCTTCTTGCCTATTGAGGAAAGCTTCTACATCTTCTTTGCCAAAGTGCTGGAGCGAGGACGGGATGTCACAAGTCAGAAACAG GAAGAAGTTTCCATTGCAGCCGAGGTCCTGGAGTGTCTGCTGAAGCTGGTGCTGGTGATCGGGCTGATTATCACGGTGTTTGGCTATGGCTACTCTCATTTGGCTCTGGACATTTATGGCGGATCTCTGCTGAGCAGTGGAGCAG GGCCCACTTTGCTGAGATGCTACAGCTGCTATGTTCTCCTGCTCGCTATAAACGGTGTAACGgagtgttttgtatttgctgcCATGAGCCAACAAGAGGTTGACAA GTATAACTTTGTGATGCTGgccctgtctgtgtctttcCTGTTCCTGTCCTACGTGCTGACATGGTGGGCTGGTGCTGTGGGCTTCATACTGGCAAACTGCCTTAACATGGGCCTCCGTATTTTGCACAGCCTGCTTTACATACACCACTACTTCCAGTCCAGTCAATGGAAACCTCTGCGAGGCCTGTTGCCCTCCCCTCACTTACTACTGGCACTTGGTGTCAGTGCTGTTGTCACTTCGCTGTCTGAG GGTCTGTTGTGCTGTGACAGAGGCTGGATGCTGAGGCTGCTCCATATCGGCGTAGGAGCAGCATGTCTTCTCGGTGTGTTTGCAGCTGTCCTTGTCTCAGAGACTCGGCTCATTCAGTTTGTGAGGACTCAGCTCTTGCCCCGTTACACAAAGAAACGTACTTGA